The Natribaculum luteum genome contains the following window.
TAGTCGACGAGTTCCTGAAATACGTTACGCTATCGGCGACGGCGTGTGAATCCCTACCGGGCACCCCTCACTCGAGTACGTGCCATCCGCGACGCTTTTCCCGACGGCACGAGTAGTTCCGCCAACGCGTGGCCATCACCGACAAGATCTACGTCAAAAACCACCGCCAGCTCAGCTCCCAGCTCGAGACCAACATCCCCAAGGGGGCGTTCAAGGGTGCAACCCTCGACATCCTCTTTCAGGGCGAGGGGCTCGAGAAGCTCGACGATGCCACCAGAGAGCGGGTGCTCGACTTCGCACAGGACTTTCTCGACTGTGACTGTGACAACAACCCCTACTGTGGCTGTCCGGAACGGAAGTTCATGCGGTACCTGCTCGAGTTGCGCGCCCAGGGGCTCGGTCCAGACGCCATCGTGGACGTGATGAGCGACGACTACATGGTCTATGCCTACCCCGGCGACGTGCTCTCGTTTCTCGACGACGCCGTCAGGACGCTCGAGGCGGCCGAAGGACTGGCAGGCGTGGAAGGCGACGGAGAAAAACGCGACGAGATCAGGCGGGCAAAGCGGGACCTCGAACGGTAGAGACTCGCGTCTCAGCGCAGCTGATAGGGTTCGTCGTCGAGATCGTCGAGAAACAGGACGTCTCGTTCTTCGGAATCCAGTCGTTCCCGGAGGTCGGCGACGTAGGCTTTGTGTTCTTCGAGCTGCTCGCGGAGGTGTTCGGCCTCGAGTTCGAGCCGTTCGTGTTCGCGGACGAAACTCTTGGGTACCTCGACGGTCGGCGGAAACGACGGCTCTTCGCTCTCTCGCTTGCGGTCCTCGAGTTCGGACTCGGGGACGACCGAGACCTG
Protein-coding sequences here:
- a CDS encoding DUF5814 domain-containing protein; protein product: MAITDKIYVKNHRQLSSQLETNIPKGAFKGATLDILFQGEGLEKLDDATRERVLDFAQDFLDCDCDNNPYCGCPERKFMRYLLELRAQGLGPDAIVDVMSDDYMVYAYPGDVLSFLDDAVRTLEAAEGLAGVEGDGEKRDEIRRAKRDLER
- a CDS encoding ribbon-helix-helix protein, CopG family, with the protein product MGNKNKTISFRVSEDAFEALQDIAEERDISLSAVFRDYVDMLVEHDGQVSVVPESELEDRKRESEEPSFPPTVEVPKSFVREHERLELEAEHLREQLEEHKAYVADLRERLDSEERDVLFLDDLDDEPYQLR